From Effusibacillus lacus, a single genomic window includes:
- a CDS encoding iron-sulfur cluster assembly accessory protein produces MADVTFNKLAVRKMQEALDGPNGEGKMVRVMVDHVHGDHAHYGLVLSTRTGHDEVVDVGGLEVLVDKRQMDWLDGVEVKYLLYPQEGWKITNPKRNNHGDH; encoded by the coding sequence ATGGCTGATGTTACATTCAATAAACTGGCTGTTCGAAAAATGCAGGAAGCCCTCGACGGACCCAATGGGGAAGGCAAGATGGTACGGGTAATGGTGGATCATGTGCACGGCGATCATGCGCATTACGGATTGGTGTTGTCCACCCGAACCGGGCATGATGAAGTTGTGGATGTCGGAGGACTTGAAGTGCTTGTGGACAAGCGGCAAATGGATTGGCTTGACGGGGTGGAGGTCAAATACCTGTTATATCCGCAGGAAGGCTGGAAAATCACGAATCCTAAAAGGAATAACCACGGCGATCACTAA
- a CDS encoding sirohydrochlorin chelatase encodes MDGILIIGHGSTMENASAGLYQLAEEIRHRIDIEVIEVAFLDTTPPDIPTGVLTCVKKGVTRLLAVPYFLSDGYLVRKAERIVEEEVANYRGMTMRFGQPIGPDPRIVEVLKDRIHEALSKEE; translated from the coding sequence ATGGATGGGATTCTCATAATCGGGCACGGTTCCACAATGGAGAATGCCAGTGCGGGCTTGTATCAATTGGCGGAGGAAATCCGCCACCGCATAGACATTGAAGTGATAGAAGTGGCATTCCTCGACACGACACCGCCTGACATTCCCACCGGGGTGCTGACCTGTGTGAAAAAAGGGGTAACCCGCTTATTGGCAGTTCCCTATTTCTTGTCGGATGGGTACCTGGTAAGAAAGGCAGAGCGCATAGTCGAAGAGGAAGTTGCCAACTATCGAGGCATGACGATGCGGTTCGGACAGCCGATAGGGCCCGACCCGCGCATTGTGGAAGTTCTCAAAGATCGGATTCATGAGGCCTTGTCAAAGGAGGAGTAG
- a CDS encoding MFS transporter, producing the protein MRTITYRLGAFYFLLFFGFGAHLPLLSLYLKDFGLTGMQIGTLLAAGPIVSILVQPFWGMVSDRFQAQKKILVLTLTLAAVSGLLFTVADTFRAFLILYVFLVLFQSAIVPIIDAVTLSHVQKVKGDYGSVRLYGALGFAIAVWVAGHLSEAVGLQSIFYLYGGAFLICVGIAITLPHQGLPLSTSIWSGLGKLLRIPQYIVFLVAAFLIFGPINANNSYFSLFYTAIGGAVAGVGTAFLLFAGSEAPIMRVAGRFAKRYGMLSLIVLSGTVSAIRWYYYASQPSPRMVIALFLLQGISVGLFLPIAASYIRENTPIEVQVTAQAIYAAFANGLGTMVASYAAGWLLDHFGIFSTYRYFAFSSLIGAILLVLLAVRQKNVSIKRNFHKI; encoded by the coding sequence ATGCGAACCATCACTTACCGCCTTGGCGCTTTTTACTTCTTGTTGTTTTTTGGGTTTGGCGCGCACCTTCCCTTGCTGTCACTGTATCTGAAGGACTTTGGTCTGACAGGGATGCAGATTGGGACCTTGCTCGCTGCAGGCCCGATTGTGTCGATTCTGGTGCAGCCCTTTTGGGGGATGGTAAGCGACCGGTTTCAGGCGCAGAAAAAAATCCTGGTTCTGACACTGACGCTGGCAGCAGTATCCGGACTTCTGTTTACCGTAGCAGACACTTTTAGAGCATTTCTGATTTTGTATGTGTTTCTGGTTTTGTTTCAAAGTGCGATTGTGCCGATCATTGACGCGGTGACACTATCCCATGTGCAGAAAGTCAAAGGGGATTACGGAAGCGTGCGGCTTTACGGAGCCCTCGGTTTTGCGATTGCAGTGTGGGTTGCGGGACATTTGTCGGAAGCAGTCGGACTGCAGTCAATTTTCTACCTGTACGGGGGAGCTTTCCTAATATGTGTCGGAATAGCGATTACACTTCCCCACCAGGGATTGCCCTTGTCCACAAGCATCTGGTCGGGGTTGGGCAAGCTTTTGCGAATCCCCCAATACATTGTGTTCCTGGTTGCCGCTTTCTTGATTTTCGGACCGATCAATGCGAATAATTCCTATTTTTCACTGTTTTATACGGCAATCGGCGGTGCGGTGGCCGGAGTTGGCACGGCATTTCTCTTGTTTGCGGGATCGGAAGCCCCCATTATGAGGGTAGCCGGGAGGTTTGCCAAGCGCTACGGAATGCTTTCCTTGATCGTCCTGTCCGGAACCGTGTCGGCTATTCGCTGGTATTATTACGCATCGCAGCCTTCTCCCCGAATGGTCATTGCACTTTTTTTGCTGCAAGGGATTTCAGTCGGACTGTTTTTGCCCATTGCTGCAAGTTATATCAGAGAGAATACGCCCATTGAGGTACAGGTTACAGCGCAGGCTATATATGCCGCATTTGCCAACGGACTCGGAACAATGGTGGCCAGCTATGCTGCCGGGTGGCTGTTGGATCATTTTGGGATCTTCTCAACATACCGTTATTTCGCCTTTTCGTCCTTGATTGGCGCCATCTTGTTGGTGCTGCTGGCAGTCCGCCAGAAAAATGTCAGCATAAAACGGAACTTTCATAAAATCTGA
- a CDS encoding acyl-ACP desaturase: MLLSDANPRLEARLRELLVRHREQARNIDWSYHEYIPWEQGRSFKTEPWAKEQRKIPDEIYVAIETAMLTEVNLPWFTSGLKTTFKGSFQPLQDFVHTWTAEEDQHSTLLETYLIVTRNGNPADLHRIRKQVVEQGWEPDYETPIETMIYTTIQELATMVFYMNVAKAAQPHDPELSALLRRLAKDETLHYTFYRDAVKVHLELEPNYVSLVAAVIKDFRMPGAVMPDFEERERIIAKHANYSPVHYFNQVIDILIDYWGIRDLRPSLSEAETQRLALLAYYDRMKRIVDRIKARA; this comes from the coding sequence ATTCTATTGTCAGACGCCAACCCGCGCCTGGAAGCCCGATTGCGGGAACTGCTTGTCCGCCACCGCGAACAGGCCCGCAATATCGACTGGAGCTATCACGAATATATTCCTTGGGAACAAGGCCGCAGTTTCAAAACAGAACCCTGGGCAAAGGAACAGAGAAAGATTCCTGATGAGATCTACGTTGCCATTGAGACCGCAATGCTGACCGAGGTGAACCTGCCGTGGTTTACCAGCGGTTTGAAGACCACCTTCAAGGGATCTTTTCAGCCGCTTCAGGATTTTGTTCACACTTGGACGGCGGAGGAAGACCAGCACAGCACTTTGCTGGAAACATACCTGATTGTCACACGCAACGGGAATCCGGCGGATTTGCACAGGATTCGCAAACAAGTGGTGGAACAGGGCTGGGAACCGGACTACGAGACGCCGATAGAAACCATGATTTATACCACCATCCAGGAGCTGGCCACGATGGTGTTTTACATGAACGTGGCAAAAGCGGCCCAGCCGCATGATCCGGAACTGTCCGCCTTATTGCGCCGACTCGCGAAAGATGAGACACTTCATTACACGTTCTACCGGGATGCGGTGAAGGTTCATCTGGAGCTGGAACCCAATTATGTAAGCCTGGTGGCTGCCGTAATCAAGGATTTCAGGATGCCGGGAGCCGTTATGCCCGATTTTGAAGAACGGGAACGCATTATCGCCAAGCATGCCAACTACAGCCCCGTGCACTACTTCAACCAGGTGATTGATATCCTGATCGACTACTGGGGCATTCGCGACTTGCGTCCGTCACTTTCGGAGGCAGAGACACAGCGGCTTGCGCTGCTTGCCTATTATGACCGCATGAAACGCATTGTGGACAGGATCAAAGCCCGCGCTTAG
- a CDS encoding acyl-CoA thioesterase — MKPKPPSESRTEMNDIILPAQTNNHGTIFGGEVMSYVDRIAAIAATRHCGKSVVTASFDSLDFLAPIRLGEIIILRASVTWTGRTSMEVMVTIEGENVERGERRVTGVSFLTFVAIDENGRPTEVPPILPETEEEKYQFELAKKRAAHRKRRRAGFDF; from the coding sequence ATGAAACCAAAACCACCTTCCGAGTCCCGAACGGAAATGAACGATATTATCCTGCCCGCCCAGACCAATAACCATGGAACCATCTTCGGCGGTGAAGTCATGTCCTATGTGGACCGTATTGCGGCTATCGCAGCCACCCGACACTGCGGCAAAAGCGTGGTCACCGCTTCTTTTGACAGTCTGGATTTCCTGGCTCCGATCCGGCTGGGCGAGATCATTATCCTGCGGGCTTCCGTCACGTGGACGGGACGCACTTCCATGGAAGTGATGGTCACCATTGAAGGAGAGAATGTCGAGCGAGGCGAGCGGCGGGTTACGGGCGTCTCTTTCCTGACTTTTGTCGCCATAGATGAGAACGGGCGTCCTACGGAAGTTCCCCCCATTCTTCCGGAAACAGAGGAAGAGAAATACCAGTTTGAACTGGCGAAGAAGCGGGCCGCTCACCGCAAACGCCGCCGGGCAGGGTTTGATTTCTAA